The following are encoded together in the Chanodichthys erythropterus isolate Z2021 chromosome 16, ASM2448905v1, whole genome shotgun sequence genome:
- the LOC137002326 gene encoding uncharacterized protein KIAA0040 homolog, with amino-acid sequence MEAIVQFFNEVWNLASSKHDQSIYNTVCLVVLLTLPLVVLFTSVLVCCHCCCCRQADGCRCCRRKSETSVTNVKSEKKKKKKNNSQNNEDLWISVKTDPMSSDRLALTMV; translated from the coding sequence ATGGAGGCAATTGTGCAGTTTTTCAATGAAGTATGGAACCTTGCTTCATCCAAGCATGACCAGAGCATCTACAACACGGTTTGCCTGGTAGTGCTTCTGACTCTGCCACTGGTTGTGCTCTTCACATCTGTGCTGGTCTGCTGTCATTGTTGCTGCTGTCGTCAGGCCGATGGATGTCGGTGTTGTCGCCGCAAAAGCGAGACCTCAGTGACAAATGTGAAATccgaaaagaagaagaaaaagaaaaacaacagcCAGAACAATGAAGACTTGTGGATCTCGGTCAAAACAGATCCCATGAGTAGTGACAGACTTGCACTCACTATGGTGTAA